From Miscanthus floridulus cultivar M001 chromosome 15, ASM1932011v1, whole genome shotgun sequence, the proteins below share one genomic window:
- the LOC136506773 gene encoding probable catabolite repression protein creC: MAGAPGLGPGAGAGAGGGGAAAGLKTYFKTPEGRYKLQYEKTPSAVLHYSHGGKTVSQLTVAYLKEKPASQGSQPSTPSSSSGMRSAAARLLGTGNGSKALSFGGGNGANRAVAGSSRIGGGGLGTSTGLGGSQGATNYDGKGTYIVFNAADTLFISDLNSQEKDPLKSIHFSNSNPLCHAFDPEAKEGHDLIIGMGSGDVYSMSLRQQLQDPGRKPVAALHYNKGDKDVSPNGRCTSVAWVPEREGIFVVSHSDGNLYVYDKNKDGNIDCTFPAVKDQSQFMVAHAKSSKSNPVARWHICQGSINAISFSPDGAYLATVGRDGYLRVFDFSKEQLIFGGRSYYGALLCCTWSSDGKYLLTGGEDDLVQVWGMDDRKIVAWGEGHNSWVSGVAFDSYWSPPSSDGNGENVYRFGSVGQDTQLLLWDLALDEIVVPLRHPSSASPTFSSGSPSAHWDNACPPTGVLQPSPRMRDVPKLSPLVAHRVHADPLSGLVFTNESILTICREGLIKIWVRPDQSENNQQSNPSEFVLGPVSKDRVITSSNKASSSSFKKPSSVLVT, encoded by the exons ATGGCGGGGGCGCCCGGGCTCGGGCcgggcgcgggggcgggggcggggggcggcggcgccgcggcggggCTCAAGACCTACTTCAAGACGCCCGAGGGGAGGTACAAGCTGCAGTACGAGAAGACGCCCTCCGCGGTGCTGCACTACAGCCACGGCGGCAAGACCGTCTCGCAG TTGACAGTGGCATACCTCAAGGAGAAGCCTGCTAGCCAGGGCTCCCAGCCATCGACACCAAGCTCCAGCAGTGGGATGCGGTCTGCGGCAGCAAGGCTGCTGGGCACTGGGAACGGGAGCAAGGCACTTAGCtttggcggcggcaatggcgcgaACCGGGCTGTTGCTGGAAGCAGCCGTATAGGAGGAGGAGGCCTTGGTACATCTACAGGCCTTGGTGGATCACAAGGGGCCACAAATTATGATGGAAAGGGTACATATATTGTATTCAATGCTGCTGATACACTATTCATCAGCGATCTCAATTCTCAGGAGAAG GATCCACTAAAGTCCATCCATTTCAGCAACTCAAACCCACTGTGCCATGCATTCGACCCAGAGGCCAAAGAGGGGCATGACCTGATCATTGGGATGGGATCAGGGGATG TCTATTCAATGTCGCTGAGGCAACAGTTACAAGATCCTGGAAGAAAACCCGTGGCAGCTCTACATTACAATAAGGGTGATAAAGATGTCTCACCCAATGGAAG GTGCACTTCTGTCGCATGGGTGCCAGAGCGTGAAGGCATTTTCGTCGTTAGCCATTCTGATGGAAATTTGTACGTGTATGATAAA AACAAGGATGGGAACATAGACTGTACGTTTCCAGCTGTGAAGGATCAATCCCAGTTTATGGTTGCACATGCAAAGTCGAGTAAG AGCAACCCAGTCGCTAGATGGCATATATGTCAAGGTTCGATCAATGCAATTTCCTTTTCACCAGATGGCGCATACTTGGCGACTGTTGGGAGAGATG GTTATTTGAGAGTTTTCGATTTTTCAAAGGAACAACTAATATTTGGTGGAAGAAGTTATTATGGTGCACTGTTGTGTTGCACTTGGAG CTCAGATGGAAAATATCTATTAACAGGTGGTGAAGATGATCTTGTGCAGGTATGGGGCATGGATGATAGAAAGATAGTTGCTTGGGGTGAAGGACATAATTCATGG GTTAGTGGAGTTGCTTTTGATTCATATTGGTCCCCACCAAGTTCTGATGGAAATGGAGAAAATGTCTATCGCTTTGGTTCTGTTGGTCAG GACACCCAACTACTTCTGTGGGACCTGGCACTGGATGAGATTGTTGTCCCACTACGGCATCCTTCAAGTGCCTCACCGACGTTTAGCAGCGGGAGCCCTTCCGCGCACTGGGACAATGCATGTCCTCCAACAGGTGTTCTTCAACCATCTCCTAGAATGCGAGATGTCCCCAAACTCTCGCCCCTTGTTGCCCACCGAGTACATGCTGATCCCCTATCAGGTCTGGTGTTCACCAATGAATCAATCCTCACCATCTGCCGTGAGGGCCTCATCAAAATCTGGGTTCGACCAGACCAGAGCGAAAACAATCAACAATCAAATCCCTCAGAATTTGTTTTAGGCCCTGTTTCAAAGGATAGGGTGATCACATCTTCGAATAAGGCAAGTAGCTCCAGCTTCAAGAAGCCGTCGTCTGTTCTTGTCACATGA